A genomic region of Oncorhynchus mykiss isolate Arlee chromosome 16, USDA_OmykA_1.1, whole genome shotgun sequence contains the following coding sequences:
- the LOC110491706 gene encoding receptor activity-modifying protein 1 yields the protein MIFLLLFPVLVLGQIQLQSNVSSNVTFEDNESFQDQEYSAVFRHCNENLLEHFSYTICWNPFHSEMTDINKELWCEWDQVIRPYNELTRCIESLTTNLGCYFPNQVVQDFFIQIHSSFFQACPEEEQLFPDAPSGVVLTLTLIPVSLIPVLVFLVVWKSKICD from the exons ATGATCTTCCTACTGCTTTTCCCTGTCCTCGTCTTAG GTCAAATTCAATTACAAAGCAACGTCTCATCCAATGTAACATTTGAAGATAACG AAAGTTTTCAGGATCAGGAGTATTCCGCTGTTTTTCGCCACTGCAATGAGAACCTCCTAGAACACTTCAGCTACACTATCTGCTGGAATCCGTTTCACTCTGAAATGACAGACATCAACAAGGAACTCTGGTGTGAATGGGACCAAGTCATCAG ACCATACAATGAGCTGACCAGATGTATCGAGAGCTTGACCACCAACTTAGGATGTTACTTCCCGAACCAAGTGGTGCAAGACTTCTTTATCCAGATCCATTCCAGCTTCTTCCAGGCATGTCCGGAGGAGGAGCAGTTATTTCCCGATGCCCCCTCCGGTGTTGTGCTTACCCTTACCCTCATTCCAGTCAGTCTCATCCCCGTCTTGGTTTTCCTAGTGGTCTGGAAGAGCAAGATCTGCGACTAA